ATAGTCAATTGCACACCTCCGAGCTAATAGAATTTTCAGACGGATAACTCATGAAGAGCGGTGTATGAGGGACTCTATGCTCGACTTTATAACTCGACTTTTGCAGTAACTCTACTGGTAGAGGCGATCCTCGCAGGGGAGAACCTTGGAGGAGCAGACAACAAGATATGAATATGATCAGGCATAATTTCCATCTCTATTATCTGGAGATCATATTCCTCAGCTATCTGGAAGAAGAT
The genomic region above belongs to Candidatus Poribacteria bacterium and contains:
- the tnpA gene encoding IS200/IS605 family transposase; the encoded protein is MIRIRRMYRFTKIAAGCPTACGGEESGFVWAPKYRKKILSLFQDELRDIFFQIAEEYDLQIIEMEIMPDHIHILLSAPPRFSPARIASTSRVTAKVEL